CTAGGCTCTTAGGCCTCGCTGGCTTCACCTACCCCCGGGAGTTCGGTAGCTTCGTCCAGGACCCCGAAGCGCATCTCCGCAAGAAGCTATTCAACTACGTCTATGACCTTGCTAGGGGGAGAGTTGACCTTCGGGAGTTTGAGAGGAAGGCCACGGCTGCGGTGAGGACTTCACTACGCACCAATATGAGGACAGCATACCAGTTATGGGGTCTGGCTACAGTGATGGCTTTGCTCGCGGAGAGGGGCTACGAGCTAGTGTACCCGGAGCACCGGTTCCTAAGCTTCGACAGGAGCGGCAAGCAGAGACTCGGCATCATACCCCCCAACGCTGTCCTAGCAAGGCTTAGCAAGGGCTTCATCAGCATATTCCACGAGGCTCCCCGGCCGCTAGGCTGGGAGGACACAAGCGACCTGCAGAGGATATGGAGTCTCTACACCGCGCTACGCCCTGATGCAATGGCCTACAGCGGCATGGTCATGAACATGGTTGACCTCTCCACCAGCCCGCCAATAAAGAGGCCAGACGTGATCATTGAGTTTAAGGAGCTAAGCGACTGGTACGTGAGGATAAGGGATCTCAAGGGTTACTTCCGCAAGCCCCTGACAGCGGAGGAGTGGAGGAACAAGTGGCTAGCAGGCCTCTTCGAAGGCCTAGCAGACATTATGGGCGTACAGCGTAGTGTAGTCGAGCAGCGCGTAGAGGAGGGGGCCTCCCTGAGGCTCCGCGAGTATCAGCTCGTAAAGCTCTACGCCAAAACATACAACCCCCGCTACATGATTCTCATCAGTAGGGCTGCAGTACCAGGTGATGTCCGGGAGAGCCTAGAGGAGGACGGCATAACAGTACTCGATGCTGTAGGCTTCCACCCGGAGAAGCTGGAGCCCCTGGCAGACCTCCTAGACAAGATCTCCGGGTACCGTGGCGGCGAGAAAATAGTAATCACGCTGCCTCCCGAAGCCGCAAAGCTTCTCGAAGAAGCCAAGGCGAAGTTAGGTGTAGAGGACACGGTAGAAGCCATAGTGGCTGCGCTCCGGAGGCTCCTCGAGGACTAGCCGCAGAGTAGCCCCCAAGCAAACTCGTACACAGCCATTGTCACGTAGACCTCAACAAGCGCAGCTAGTAGCAGGAGCACAGCACCAGCAACAGCCATTAACACGGCCCACCGTGTTCCATTCCTTGCAAACTCCGCGGCCAGCGGAGCAGCAGCAAGCGCGACCATAGCCGGTATTTCCAGGACACCATGGGGAAGAATAAGCGAAGCCGTTACAAGGACTGCCGAGACACTGCCTGGCCTACAGCCAGGGGCAACAGCAGCTTGAATTAACGGGCAGGCAAGCGTGCCGCCAAGCACAAACCCGTTAACAGCAGGCACAAGCAGCGGCACCAAGGCGAGCACAACGAGCAGCGGCCGAGCACGCCGCCTAAGGATAAGCTTTGCAACAGCATATGGTGCAACAAGCTTCAGCGAGAGCATAAGGTTATGGAGGTATATCACCGACACACTCTCGGCTTTCGGCAGCTCCTTAGCAACCTCCATAAAGTAGTCGAAGAAGTCAGAGGGCCGGACAGAAGCATAGTAGCTGCCAGCAGCAGCGGCGGCTAGAAACACTAGGAGAGCGGCAAGATAGACTAGGGCCGGGCTATACCTGCCGCTGGAACCCCGGCTAGTCATGAAACCCCCACAGCAGGGGCCTATGGCCAACCTACACATAAGGCTTCCCGGAATAGTTGGTGGGCATACCCTGAGCTGTACGGAGCAAGCTAGCTACATACCCTCATAGGACACCGATCTTCAGCCGCTCAATAGTCTGTGAACCCTAGTTTACGACAAGCTGCTAGCCAATGCAGCGCTGGGGACGGCTTCCCCAGCCGTGTCTGTTCCGGACTCAAGCTTCAGCCTGCTCCAGGCAATTATTACAGTGTTATGTATTGCTCTATAAACCCGTTCTAGATGCAGGGTTCCTCACGGTGTGGTGCTTCTTGGCGAAGACGGTTATGCTTGAGGCTCGTAGTGGGTCGGTGCCGGAGGAAGTTCTGGAGGTTGCTAGGACTGAGGGTGTGGATCCGAACAAGCTCCGGGTTAGGCTTGCTGAAGGCAGGGTGATTATTGCGAGGAATATCAAGCGGCAGGGCAGGATTAGGCTTGTTGGTGTTGGTGAGGGGCTTACAACGAAGGTTAACGTTAACATTGGTGTTAGCACCCATGTGAACGATATTGAAATGGAGAAGGAGAAGGCTAGGATAGCGGTTCAATATGGTGCCGACACGATTATGGATTTGAGTGTTGGTGAGAACCTCGACGAGGTTAGAAGAATCCTTATGGAGGCTTCGGAGCCTCTACCATTTGGCACTGTGCCAACGTACCAGGCTTATATTGAGGGCGTGAGAAAGCATGGGGGGATGCCCGACGAGGACTTCTTCCTCCAGGTTCTCGAGCGCCATCTACGGGACGGCGTGGACTTTATGACAATCCATGCCGGCATTACTAGGGAGCTGGCGGAGAGGGCGCTTAAGAGTAACCGTATACAGCCCATAGTTAGCCGTGGCGGTGCCCTGCTGGCGGCATGGATGATGGAAACCGGCAGCGAGAACCCCTACTACCGGAACTGGGACTACATACTAGAGCTGTTTGCAGAGTACGATGCCGTGATAAGTCTTGGTGATGCGCTGCGCCCTGGCGCTATAGCTGATGCGCTAGACGAGCTTCAGATCCTGGAGCTGATCAATAATGCACGGCTCGTGGAGAGGGCTCGGGAAAAGGGTGTACAGGTTATGGTTGAGGGACCTGGCCACGTGCCGATAAACAAAATCGTCGCTGATATAAGGCTTATGAAGAGCCTCACCAGGGGTGCCCCCTACTACGTGCTTGGCCCGCTTGTGACCGATATAGGGCTCGGCTACGACCACATAGCGGCAGCTATAGGCGCTGCAATAGCTGCTGCCGAGGGTGCCGACCTCATCTGCTACCTGACACCCGCCGAGCACCTAAGCCTCCCAAACCCGGAGCAGGTTAAGGAGGGCCTCATAGCAGCGAGAATAGCTGCGCACGCTGGTGACATAGTCAAGCTTGGCAGGAGGGTTATGGAGCCCGACATTAAGATGAGCATTCACCGTGCAAGGCTCGAGTGGAATAAGATGTTCAAGCTCTCGCTGGACCCGGAGAGGGCTAGGAGGATCTATAGCCAGTACGGCGTGCAGCTCCCATCGTGCACTATGTGTGGCAGCTACTGTGCTTTTCTCATCCTCAACAAGTACATGGAGAAGACCCGGAGGTGATGCTGGATGACTGGAGAGCATGAGGAGAGGGCGGGTTATCCCTGGGTTTGGAGCACCTGGGTTAAGGCACCGATACTGAGGAATAGGGATCTCCTCATAGCCTCGGCTTGCCTGCCATTCGTGAACCCAGAGCTGTTCCGAAAGCTGGCGGAGGGCAAGACAGCGCTCCTAGCGTGCCCGGAGAGGGAGTCACCGGCACACTATGGGAAGATTGCGAGCATTATAAGGAGCAGCAAGCCCAGATCCATAACCATAGTGACGATTGATGGTAGTCCACACTGCTTCGCGCTACACGCAAGCGCTAACGAGGCAGAATACATTCTCGGCGAGAGGGTGGAGAAGAAACACTACGTGGTCGTCAACGGGGAAGAGCTTGTCGAGATAAGCCCCAACGCTGTGAGGGTGGCTAGGTACCTGCATATCGTTGATAAGATTATCCGAGAGCACCCAGAGATCATGAAGGAGCTGGATAGGGTTAGCCTTGAGTATAGACAGGCTAAGAAGCTAATCGGGAAGGATGAGGAGTTAGAGGAGGCCGCCGCTAATGGTTAGCACGTCCCCGGACACGTAGGGGTTCTCCACTGCGTCGAGAACTATTTTCGCCACCTCCTCGGGCTTTGCCAGTCTCCGCAGAGGGATTTGCTCCTCAACCCAGTCCATGTCGCCCCAGGCCCGCGTCATGTCTGTATCCACGCCGCCCGGCGCTACCGCGAAAACTCTTATGTTGTAGTCTGCAAGCTCCTTGGCGACAGCGATAGTCCACGCGATTAACGCTGCTTTTGCCGCCGAGTAGTGGGATGCCTCGGGCTCCGGCCGGAGCCCCAGCACCGATGCAATATTGACTATTACTCCACCGCCATTCCTCTTCATGTAGGGTATTGCTGCGTGGGCAACATTAAGCGCTCCATAGAAGTGTACCTCTATCATGCGCTGCCAGTCCCTAGGCTTCATGTCCTCAAACAGCTTCGGCTCAAGGATACCGGCATTATTCACCACTACGTCTAGGCGGCCCCACTTCTCGATAGCTGCTTCTACAAGCTTCCGAGCCTCCTCGTACACTGATACGTCAGCTCTCACCACGAGGGGCACCGCGCCAGCCTCCTTCACGAGCCTAGCAGTCTCCTCGGCTGCATCCCTGCGCGAAACATAGTTGACAACTACGCCCTTAGCACCACGGCGGGCAGCCTCGACAGCTACAGCTCTGCCTATGCCACGGCTCGAACCGGTAACCAGGACAACCGAGCCCTGAACCCTCAAACCACACCCAACCCCCGATACATGCCTGGCGAGAGAATGACACCCAGGGACCCCTACCAGCGTAAACCCTAAGCTAGGACTTATATCTCGAGCCGCTAGGCAAGAATAGGCCTACGGCTTTAAGCCTTCACACAACCCCTCCAGGCCCTCCCAGGCACACGAATTTCCCTGGCCACAACCTTGCCAGACTCTCTTGAGTATTCAATCTGGGAGAATCCCATGCTCACTCATCTTCATAGCTTTCAGCAATACTGCAATAAACCATAGCAGCCACTAAGAGGACCATGACTTCCGCCCTCGTAGAGAAGGACCAGGCAGCGCCCACCGGTATACGCGTAGGCTCCGCGGAGGTTAACTATGCCATGTTCGCTAAAGTGCAAACAACCCTAGAGCCGAAACTCCATTGACACCGTGCTGACTACCCATACCGTTGTGTGTAGTAAAGGTAGCAAGTAGAACTGCTAAGACGAAGGTAATGCCAGCTACGAGAACTATAACGCCTAGCCCAGACATGTTCAACATACTCCCAACCACATTAAGTCCCCAGAGCATGTAAGTGAGGGTACAAAGCCCGCATAACCTAGGCTATTAGGAGGGCACAGAGGGCTCCACAGCTACACATATACCAGCACTAGCCTCACCAAAAGTCCCGGGTTTGCAGCTTTGCTCGGTCTTGCAAGGGTGAGGCTAGAGCTTCTGATGGCCACGATACTTATTGTGATAGGTGTAGTGGTTGTTGTTGCTGGGGCACTAGCTGCCTACCATGCTTATGCCATGTATAATCCTGTGCTGCCGCCAGCTGAGAGACTTGATCAGGCTATAGCCTACACCAGTTATGAGCTGGTGAATCTGGCCGCTAGGCTAGGCTTCTTAGGGCTAATGATATGGGCTGGATCTGTCCTCCTGCTCCGCGGCATAGAACTCCTTCAGACATTGAGAAGGGAGGGGAAGGGCTGACAAGGTATGCTAGTTGCTGCCCGTTACAGCTTCGCGATAGTTAGCGCCATCCTCATGGCTGGGCTTGTGGCACCCCTACTTGTGTTTGGCATCGAGGTCTACATGGACAAATCACTGTTCGAGATTTACGTAGTGTCAGCAAAGCCCTACAATGCGACGCACCTTGACGTCACGGTAAAGGTAGTCTATAGGGGTTCAGTGCCGCTGACGGACGCCTACATCTACAGCTCTGGCAGCTCAGCGAAGCTCGGCACCCTAGGACCGGGCTACTCTCAGAAACTAGTCCACCTCTACATTCCCGTTGACGGAGCGGAGGACATGGTGAGGCTCGGCTTCAAGATAGCAGGCATATACCAGGTAATGGTGGAGGTGAAGCTACACCTTGCAAAGACTTGAAAGGGCTATAGCAGCAATAGGTCGCGGCATTGTAACCGGCGTCGCATACTATACCGTATTCGTGCTCGTGCTACACCGCATCTTAGCAACCATGGCACCCAGCATAGAGCCTATTACGGAGAACATACACACCTACCTGGCGGCAGTGATACTACTAGCTGTGCTGAGCACAGCTGAAACAGCCCTGCAAGACGTCTACATTGTTGCACCGCTAAAGATACTATCAAAGCTTCTTGCAGCCCTGATCTTCGCAGACATAGTAAACTATGGAAACGTTGAAGCTGTAATCCAGGGCGTGCGCGTCTACATCAACATATCCCCAATCGTCTATACCATGATACTGTTAAGCCTAGCATACGGGGCCCTAGACGCCGCCTCATACACTAAAGCCAGGGCTGAAGAGAGGCTAAAGAAGCCCCAAACCCAGACATAACACACCACACAGGGATCCCAGCCCCGCGGGGAGGGCATGAAGAACGGGCTACCAGCCCAGAGCCCCTCATCCATGGAGGGGCTGTGAGGAGGAAACCTCGGGGGCGACCCCTCCCCGGGGGCGTGGAGCGCATGGGATTTCTACCCGGGTACTGCTGGGCCTTCACGCCCCGGCTGACCGGTGTTGCCCAAGCTCTATCCGACCCCTCTCGTGATAGTCATTGCTGCAGCAGTACTTGCAGTCCTGAGCCTCGCCACCGGTGATACCGCTACAGCAGTCTATGCCGTGTTCTGGATGCTTGCAGGGCTAGCACTCGCATTGAAGGATGAGCCTCCGCTGCTAGCGCTAGCCTCCGCAATAGCAACCATGGCTGCGGCAGCAGTAATTGCTGGAGACTATACTGTGGTGCAGAAGTTTCTCGTAGCAGCTGCAGCTGCAGCACTAGCATACCTAGTCTACATACGTGCAACCACAGCGAAACACCGCCTACAACGCGGGAGAAGGAGTTAGCACTGGCACTTACTCGCGCTATGCCTCCATGAACCCCAGGAGGAGCGGGCCTCGGCTCACGGCCGTTGCCCACACCGCCCCCACCAGCTGGGGGCTTCGGGCTGACGTGCACACGTCAGCGGCCCATGTAACAGTTCATAAGCCGTCCAGGCCTTATATAAGCCGTACAGAGCTGGATACGCAATCCTGATATAGTCTAAGGCTTTAGATCCGTCATCCCAAAAAACAAGCGTTGATGACGGAGCACGCTGGGATCCAGCTGGGCGAGTACCTACAAGGCTTGTAGCCAACCTGCTCTCTATCCTATTGCCGTTTTCACTAACTCCTTCTCACGATGGAGGAATACTTGTGTAGAATGGTTAGCAGCAAGAGCCTCCATGAACTCACTGGCTTCAAGCGCCACTCTGCCCCTAAGACGGTGTGGAGTGTTCAACCCGTCTCCTCTTGAGCGCTCTCTGGCTACATCAGTATCGCAGCCTTCAGCGGGCCTGGAGACCTGGAGAAGAACCCCTCAAGAAGCCATGATTTTCATCGGCTTCGGGCTTTTGGGTGGCTAGGAATGCGGAGAAGCTCGCCATAGTCTAGCTGGTGGTCAAGCCTCGCCTCCACGGGTACTAGGGAGCCTTTCAAGCAGCTTCTTTGGCCTTCCTCCTAACCCTTATGCTGGTATACCCTGCAGCCACCACATACACTGTATAGACTGTCAAGCTCACATGCTAGCTACTGCATGGCGTAGCATGGGGCTGCAAAGAGTAATGCTGCACCGAGCAGTATTAAGCCAGCTACTGTCGGCAACATTATGAGCGTTACTGTAGGATCCCGTTTTGCTACCAGCAGGATAGCCGCGACTGCTGCGCTGCCTCCAACAATGGCATAGTATATCGCTAGGAGGCTGGTTTTGCTGCCCCACTCCTCTGGCTCCCAGTTGCTGCCATAGTCTACCGGGACCTTGTCCGGGAGGGCTGCATAGGCTATAGCGCCGAGCACAGCCCCCATAACCACCACGGCTGCCAGTGCTAGCAGCATTATCCTCGCCCTCTCCCTCTGCAGCCTCGGCGCATTCTCTGCATCAATTCTGGAAGAGCCAGCCACAAGACCCTCAAGTTTATCCGCTAGCTCTGGCGCGTTACCACCAACGAAGACTGTCCTACCGTTAGCTAGCTCTAGGGCTAGCAGGTTCTCCAGCCTCTCAGCGTATATGTAGGCCCTACCATACCCCTTGACCTCGAAGAGCCCCGAGTAGAAGCCTGGCAACGATGTTCCGGCAAGCCTCCACACCGGCACCACCTTATCAACAACGCGTACAGATCTAATGGCATCAAGCGGTATCTCTATCACACCACAAGACCCCATATCTACGTGGAGCGTGTCAATATCCAGGCTCGCTCTTACCCTACAGATTCTCGGCAGGAACACAAGCAGAGCCGGCAATACCACCACTAAAAGCCCAAGCCCAGCAGCGAAGGCTACAGCTGCAGGCGGGCAAGGCGGCAACCCTGTAAGGGCGATAACAACAACGACGATCGGGGTTGCAACCATGCTCAGGGCTATGCGTAAAACCGTATCAGAGTATGCCAAGAGGCTCCCTTACACGTAGAGCACAGTGTAGATGGGTTATGAAGCCTCCGATCACCCACTTAGGAGGTGTTTGAGCGTAAAAACTGCCGGTGGGTAGGGGCTACGGTATGGTTAATGATGTTGCCTCGTATGGCGCGGTATCTGTGGCTGTATAGGCTGTGGGATAAACTCCACACCAGGCCTGTTATACGGCGCTTGAGGGTATAGCTCCATTAGCTCGTAGACCTCTGGTGGCAATTCCGTCTTCACCGGCAAGCCTAGCTCTCTAGCCTTCTCCACGGTTATCGGGTAGTCGTGTGTCCAGCCGCCTTCGGTCAGCTTTTTCGCTAGCTCCCAAGCCTTCTCCTCGCCCATCTTGTCGCGGAGCAGGTAGACTATGAGTTCCTGCATCTCCCTTATAGCCTTCTCTGCGACATCGGCAACTACCAGCGTCGTATCGCTCGCCTTATCTCCCTTCATCTTTGCAACCTTGACTATGCTCGGTGCTGGCACTACTGGGCCCTGCGGCCCCAGCGCTAACTGTGGATCGAGCGGGCCTAGCACGGCATTCGGATCCATCAATATCTCGTCGGCTGCCAACGCGATGAGGGTGCCACCACTCATCGCGTAATGTGGCACTATCACAATCTTCTTTCCGGGATGCCTCTTCAGCGCCATGGCTATCTGGCTTGCGGCGAGGACTAGGCCGCCCGGCGTGTGGAGTATAAGGGCTATAGGCTTGTTTGGCGGCGTCGTACGTATCGCTCTCAACACCGCCTCGGAGTCCTCAATATCTATGAACCGGCGTATCGGTATGCCGAAGAACGATATTCTCTCCTCCCTATGTATCATTGTCACTAATCATTGTCACTACACGCCAGCCGTACTTCTCCTCAATACGCCTTATCAGCGCCAGCCTTGCAGCCTGCATCCTCCTGATGCTCAGCACGGGCTCCAGCATCATCAGGAGGAACAACAGTCAGAAGAGGAAGAATATCGTGCTGTTAACCATGTCTATTAGTGAGGGGGCAGCAGCCTCCCCAGCCAAGACCTCTCTGCACCAATAGGGCTAACCCATGCCAGGGGGCTTAAAGGGGAGACGAGAAATGTTTGGATGAACAATACTCCATTGCTCAGGAGGCACTACAAGGACTACTTTGCAAGGGTTATTATCTTCTCATAGAACCAGTTCATTGTCTTCTCACTCCAGAGCTCGTTGCGGCCCCAGCGTACGCCCTCCGGAACCTTGGTCTCTACCGGGCCTACCTGTTTGCCGGAGCTGTCTATCGTGTAGCCCCTTATCGGGCCAGTGAACGGCTCGAATAGTAGTTCCTTCATCTCCTCATATAGCCTCTTTATCTCCTCAAGCGCCTTCGCCGGTATTGCCTCGGTGTTCAGCGTTGCAAGATAGACCGCGCCCTCCGGCTTACCAGCCGTAGACTCTTCGATGGGCCGCCTCCACCTTATCGGCGTGAAGTCGCCTAGGCGGGCCCAGATATCCTCCTTCTCCGCTATCCCCAGCACCTTCTTTGCGAGCAGGTAGGTGTATATGGGGGCCCAGTCGGCCACCTGGCCTGTCAGGTGGCTTCTCTTTATCCTCTCAACCATCTTCTCGTCCTTGGTCTTGCTTAGCAGGTATGAGAGCATATCGCTGTAGTGGCTGAAGCTGTAAACCCCGTACTCTGCTGCTGTCTCGAGTATTGCCGTGGAATCCTCTGTGTAGGCTATCACGTCTACGTTGTATGCGTTTATGAGTGTTTCAGCGTAGCTCCTGGCTTTAGGCGGGTCGAACCACTGGAAGAGCGGCGCGGTCACGTAGATCTCTAGCTTGCGGCCATTGTCGCAGTTACCGGTTATCTTTGCACCGTACACTGCGCCGAGAGCAAATGCGTTTATGTGCCTGACGACTTCCGGTATGAGGAAGGCTGGTACGTAGCCTACCCTGCATGTCTTGGTGACAGCGCCTGCCGCTATTCCGTTTAGGTAGTAGAGCTGGTAGAACTCGGCGAAGTAGGTGACAACGTTTGGTAGATCCTTGAACTCCTCCCAGGGCCCGCTGCAGTGGTAGAAGGTTACCTCCGGGTACTCCCTGGCTAGCCTCTTAATCGCATCCATGTAGCCAAAGCTTGTAGCGAAGACTGCCTGGTAGCCATACTCCTCTATGGCCCGTTTTATCGTTGTGTAGGCCTGGTTTTCCGGTATCTTCTCAACGTACGTCTGTACACTGGTATCCACGAAATCCTTCAGCGCCTCGAGGGCCCTCCCGCGGCCGACATGATGTGCGTGCGTCCAG
This DNA window, taken from Hyperthermus butylicus DSM 5456, encodes the following:
- a CDS encoding stage II sporulation protein M; the encoded protein is MTSRGSSGRYSPALVYLAALLVFLAAAAAGSYYASVRPSDFFDYFMEVAKELPKAESVSVIYLHNLMLSLKLVAPYAVAKLILRRRARPLLVVLALVPLLVPAVNGFVLGGTLACPLIQAAVAPGCRPGSVSAVLVTASLILPHGVLEIPAMVALAAAPLAAEFARNGTRWAVLMAVAGAVLLLLAALVEVYVTMAVYEFAWGLLCG
- the thiC gene encoding phosphomethylpyrimidine synthase ThiC; amino-acid sequence: MLEARSGSVPEEVLEVARTEGVDPNKLRVRLAEGRVIIARNIKRQGRIRLVGVGEGLTTKVNVNIGVSTHVNDIEMEKEKARIAVQYGADTIMDLSVGENLDEVRRILMEASEPLPFGTVPTYQAYIEGVRKHGGMPDEDFFLQVLERHLRDGVDFMTIHAGITRELAERALKSNRIQPIVSRGGALLAAWMMETGSENPYYRNWDYILELFAEYDAVISLGDALRPGAIADALDELQILELINNARLVERAREKGVQVMVEGPGHVPINKIVADIRLMKSLTRGAPYYVLGPLVTDIGLGYDHIAAAIGAAIAAAEGADLICYLTPAEHLSLPNPEQVKEGLIAARIAAHAGDIVKLGRRVMEPDIKMSIHRARLEWNKMFKLSLDPERARRIYSQYGVQLPSCTMCGSYCAFLILNKYMEKTRR
- a CDS encoding SDR family NAD(P)-dependent oxidoreductase encodes the protein MRVQGSVVLVTGSSRGIGRAVAVEAARRGAKGVVVNYVSRRDAAEETARLVKEAGAVPLVVRADVSVYEEARKLVEAAIEKWGRLDVVVNNAGILEPKLFEDMKPRDWQRMIEVHFYGALNVAHAAIPYMKRNGGGVIVNIASVLGLRPEPEASHYSAAKAALIAWTIAVAKELADYNIRVFAVAPGGVDTDMTRAWGDMDWVEEQIPLRRLAKPEEVAKIVLDAVENPYVSGDVLTISGGLL
- a CDS encoding PH domain-containing protein, which codes for MAYSDTVLRIALSMVATPIVVVVIALTGLPPCPPAAVAFAAGLGLLVVVLPALLVFLPRICRVRASLDIDTLHVDMGSCGVIEIPLDAIRSVRVVDKVVPVWRLAGTSLPGFYSGLFEVKGYGRAYIYAERLENLLALELANGRTVFVGGNAPELADKLEGLVAGSSRIDAENAPRLQRERARIMLLALAAVVVMGAVLGAIAYAALPDKVPVDYGSNWEPEEWGSKTSLLAIYYAIVGGSAAVAAILLVAKRDPTVTLIMLPTVAGLILLGAALLFAAPCYAMQ
- a CDS encoding BMP family ABC transporter substrate-binding protein; this translates as MPSRRELLKLLGVGAAGLALGALGASLLGSGTSGTPESSSTAQPATKQFSRSQQGQKLRALWIYVGPVGDVGWTHAHHVGRGRALEALKDFVDTSVQTYVEKIPENQAYTTIKRAIEEYGYQAVFATSFGYMDAIKRLAREYPEVTFYHCSGPWEEFKDLPNVVTYFAEFYQLYYLNGIAAGAVTKTCRVGYVPAFLIPEVVRHINAFALGAVYGAKITGNCDNGRKLEIYVTAPLFQWFDPPKARSYAETLINAYNVDVIAYTEDSTAILETAAEYGVYSFSHYSDMLSYLLSKTKDEKMVERIKRSHLTGQVADWAPIYTYLLAKKVLGIAEKEDIWARLGDFTPIRWRRPIEESTAGKPEGAVYLATLNTEAIPAKALEEIKRLYEEMKELLFEPFTGPIRGYTIDSSGKQVGPVETKVPEGVRWGRNELWSEKTMNWFYEKIITLAK